The following proteins are co-located in the Streptomyces sp. NBC_00435 genome:
- a CDS encoding alkaline phosphatase PhoX, translating into MPLSRRDFTSRTVLAGAGVALTGTVGALATAPGALAADDSTVPGGQDAQGHGHGHDHGPGYGPLVPDPAGILALPAGFAYRVITHSGVTTLDSGETTPSNHDGTAAFEGHRGVTLLVNNHELKGPRAGWTHPVPLTEGLVYDPAAAGGCTVVEVRRGGEVAEWVGVAGTSTNCAGGATPWDTWLTCEETEDLAGKNGMTKDHGYVFEVDPHDRRANRDPKPVKAFGRYAHEAVVIDPRQGHAYLTEDASGPNGLLYRWTPPSGFRHGRGKLRTLAADAGVLAAAKCFDSGGLFVDDLSRATRIGTTYGVDWVPVADRDARTVPVRKQFGASAVTRARKLEGMWWADGGTYFVSSYAREESPGAAHDGQVWFYDPKRRTVRLMVLLGVNADPSVDGGYDGPDNITVSPYGGLIIAEDGSGLQHLFGATESGRTYPLARNELNLGTEQEPEYSEFTGVCFSPDGRTLFANIQDPGIMLAITGPWRRGR; encoded by the coding sequence ATGCCGCTCAGCCGCAGAGATTTCACCTCCCGCACCGTACTGGCCGGTGCGGGGGTCGCGCTCACGGGAACGGTCGGCGCACTCGCCACCGCCCCCGGGGCCCTCGCCGCCGACGACAGCACGGTGCCGGGCGGGCAGGACGCGCAGGGCCACGGGCACGGGCACGACCACGGCCCCGGCTACGGCCCGCTCGTCCCCGACCCCGCCGGCATCCTGGCCCTCCCCGCCGGATTCGCCTACCGCGTGATCACGCACAGCGGAGTCACCACCCTCGATTCCGGCGAGACCACCCCGTCCAACCACGACGGCACGGCCGCCTTCGAGGGCCACCGCGGAGTCACCCTCCTCGTCAACAACCACGAGCTCAAGGGCCCGCGCGCCGGCTGGACGCACCCCGTCCCGCTCACCGAGGGCCTCGTCTACGACCCGGCCGCGGCCGGTGGCTGCACGGTCGTCGAGGTCCGGCGCGGCGGCGAGGTCGCGGAGTGGGTCGGCGTCGCCGGTACGTCCACCAACTGCGCGGGCGGCGCCACCCCCTGGGACACCTGGCTGACCTGCGAGGAGACCGAGGACCTGGCCGGCAAGAACGGTATGACCAAGGACCACGGCTACGTCTTCGAGGTGGACCCGCACGACCGCCGCGCCAACCGCGATCCGAAGCCCGTCAAGGCCTTCGGGCGCTACGCCCACGAGGCCGTCGTCATCGACCCGCGCCAGGGCCACGCCTACCTCACCGAGGACGCCTCCGGCCCCAACGGGCTGCTCTACCGCTGGACCCCGCCGAGCGGATTCCGCCACGGGCGCGGCAAGCTCCGTACGCTCGCCGCCGACGCCGGTGTGCTGGCGGCCGCCAAGTGCTTCGACAGCGGGGGCCTGTTCGTGGACGACCTCTCGCGGGCGACGCGGATCGGGACCACCTACGGGGTCGACTGGGTGCCGGTGGCGGACCGCGACGCCCGCACCGTTCCGGTGCGCAAGCAGTTCGGGGCGTCGGCTGTGACCCGGGCGCGCAAGCTCGAGGGCATGTGGTGGGCCGACGGCGGGACGTACTTCGTCTCCTCCTACGCCCGCGAGGAGAGCCCGGGCGCGGCCCACGACGGCCAGGTGTGGTTCTACGACCCCAAGCGGCGCACGGTGCGGCTGATGGTCCTGCTCGGGGTGAACGCCGATCCGTCGGTGGACGGCGGCTACGACGGCCCGGACAACATCACGGTCTCCCCGTACGGCGGTCTGATCATCGCCGAGGACGGCTCGGGGCTGCAGCACCTGTTCGGCGCGACCGAGTCGGGGCGCACCTATCCGCTGGCCCGCAACGAGTTGAACCTGGGGACGGAGCAGGAGCCGGAGTACTCGGAGTTCACGGGCGTCTGCTTCTCGCCGGACGGGCGGACGCTGTTCGCCAACATTCAGGATCCGGGCATCATGCTGGCCATCACGGGTCCGTGGCGGCGCGGGCGCTGA
- a CDS encoding TerD family protein, translated as MTPGSNLPLNTVRVTVDVAAPVRLDVSGLLLAADGKVRSDADFIFFNQPAGPGVSYQSGGGTAPDSITVDTGSVPSGIERIVITASPDAAGQTFQGIEPTATVRDAVSGAVISTFTPPQLGTETALVVVEVYQRGGVWKVRAVGQGYANGLAGIATDFGVSVDEEPAPAAAAPAPVAPPAPPAPPAPSAYPASPWLGAGAGAPTPTQAPAPVPVAAAPAPAAPAPGAGKINLDKGRVSLQKNQTVSLVKGGRPLLSQVKMGLGWEPAFRGRDIDLDASVIAYGAQRNHIDSCYFGKLSILGGSIKHSGDNLTGDGAGDDEVIVVDLGRLPAEATGLVFTVNSFSGQKFTEVAKAYCRLIDAASGEELVRFDLTSAEPQTGVMMAKLIKQFSGEWEMTAMGEFVKSRTVRGMVKPAAQAL; from the coding sequence ATGACCCCTGGTTCCAACCTGCCGCTCAACACCGTCCGCGTGACGGTGGACGTGGCTGCCCCGGTGCGGCTCGACGTGTCCGGGCTGCTCCTCGCCGCCGACGGCAAGGTGCGTTCCGACGCCGATTTCATCTTCTTCAACCAGCCGGCCGGCCCCGGCGTCAGCTATCAGTCCGGCGGCGGCACGGCACCGGACTCGATCACGGTGGACACCGGATCGGTCCCGTCCGGGATCGAGCGGATCGTCATCACCGCCAGTCCTGACGCGGCGGGACAGACCTTCCAGGGCATCGAGCCCACCGCCACCGTGCGGGACGCCGTCAGCGGAGCGGTGATCTCCACCTTCACCCCGCCCCAGCTCGGCACCGAGACCGCCCTGGTGGTCGTCGAGGTCTACCAGCGCGGCGGCGTCTGGAAGGTGCGCGCGGTCGGCCAGGGTTACGCGAACGGCCTCGCCGGCATCGCGACCGACTTCGGGGTCTCGGTGGACGAGGAGCCCGCTCCGGCGGCCGCCGCCCCCGCACCCGTGGCCCCGCCCGCCCCGCCCGCTCCCCCGGCGCCGTCCGCGTACCCGGCCTCCCCCTGGCTCGGCGCCGGGGCCGGCGCGCCCACGCCCACGCAGGCTCCTGCGCCGGTCCCGGTGGCCGCCGCACCCGCGCCCGCCGCACCCGCCCCCGGCGCCGGGAAGATCAACCTCGACAAGGGCCGGGTCAGCCTCCAGAAGAACCAGACCGTGTCCCTGGTCAAGGGCGGCCGCCCGCTGCTCTCCCAGGTCAAGATGGGCCTCGGCTGGGAGCCCGCGTTCCGCGGCCGCGACATCGACCTGGACGCCTCGGTCATCGCGTACGGAGCGCAGCGCAACCACATCGACAGCTGCTACTTCGGAAAGCTGTCGATCCTGGGCGGCTCCATCAAGCACTCCGGCGACAACCTCACCGGCGACGGCGCGGGCGACGACGAGGTGATCGTCGTGGACCTCGGCCGGCTCCCCGCCGAGGCGACGGGCCTCGTCTTCACGGTCAACTCCTTCTCGGGCCAGAAGTTCACCGAGGTGGCCAAGGCCTACTGCCGCCTGATCGACGCCGCGAGCGGCGAGGAGCTGGTCCGGTTCGATCTCACCAGCGCCGAGCCGCAGACCGGCGTGATGATGGCGAAGCTGATCAAGCAGTTTTCGGGCGAATGGGAGATGACGGCCATGGGCGAGTTTGTGAAGTCGCGCACAGTGCGCGGCATGGTCAAGCCCGCCGCACAGGCACTCTGA
- the dapD gene encoding 2,3,4,5-tetrahydropyridine-2,6-dicarboxylate N-succinyltransferase translates to MTATRTTGAVAAGLATITADGTVLDTWFPAPQLVAEPGPAGTERLTADQAVELLGATAPKAIRQDAVRGVEVVAVRTVIASLEDKPLDAHDAYLRLHLLSHRLVKPHGQNLDGVFGLLTNVAWTSLGPVAVDQVETVRLNARAEGLHLQVTSIDKFPRMTDYVAPKGVRIADADRVRLGAHLAEGTTVMHEGFVNFNAGTLGTSMVEGRISAGVVVGDGSDIGGGASTMGTLSGGGKQIISIGERTLIGAEAGVGIALGDECVVEAGLYVTAGTRVTLPDGQIVKALELSGASNILFRRNSVTGAVEARPYKAAWGGLNEVLHSHN, encoded by the coding sequence ATGACTGCTACGCGTACCACCGGCGCCGTCGCCGCCGGCCTTGCCACCATCACCGCCGACGGCACCGTCCTCGACACCTGGTTCCCCGCCCCCCAGCTGGTCGCCGAGCCCGGCCCGGCCGGCACCGAGCGCCTCACCGCCGATCAGGCCGTGGAACTGCTCGGGGCCACCGCGCCCAAGGCGATCCGCCAGGACGCGGTCCGCGGGGTAGAGGTCGTAGCCGTCCGCACCGTGATCGCCTCCCTCGAGGACAAGCCGCTGGACGCGCACGACGCGTACCTGCGCCTGCACCTGCTCAGCCACCGCCTGGTCAAGCCGCACGGCCAGAACCTGGACGGCGTCTTCGGCCTCCTGACCAACGTCGCCTGGACCTCGCTCGGCCCCGTCGCCGTGGACCAGGTCGAGACCGTGCGCCTCAACGCGCGCGCCGAGGGCCTGCACCTGCAGGTCACCTCGATCGACAAGTTCCCGCGGATGACGGACTACGTCGCCCCCAAGGGCGTGCGCATCGCCGACGCGGACCGGGTCCGCCTGGGCGCGCACCTCGCCGAGGGCACCACCGTCATGCACGAGGGCTTCGTCAACTTCAACGCCGGCACCCTCGGAACCTCCATGGTCGAAGGCCGCATCTCGGCCGGTGTCGTGGTCGGCGACGGCTCCGACATCGGCGGCGGCGCGTCCACCATGGGCACCCTGTCGGGCGGCGGCAAGCAGATCATCTCGATCGGCGAGCGCACCCTGATCGGCGCCGAGGCGGGCGTGGGCATCGCGCTGGGCGACGAGTGCGTCGTCGAGGCCGGCCTGTACGTCACCGCGGGCACCCGGGTCACCCTGCCGGACGGCCAGATCGTCAAGGCCCTGGAGCTCTCCGGCGCCAGCAACATCCTCTTCCGCCGCAACTCGGTCACCGGCGCCGTCGAGGCCCGCCCGTACAAGGCGGCCTGGGGCGGCCTGAACGAGGTCCTCCACAGCCACAACTGA
- a CDS encoding TetR/AcrR family transcriptional regulator — protein sequence MARRYDPDRRQRIIDAAIRVVGAKGIAGLSHRSAAAEADVPLGSTTYHFATLDDLLVAALRQANESFTPVLPPGTDLAASLARLLGELLSGDRARAELEYELYLAALRRPALRPVAAEWYEAVAGALSERVDPATARAVVAVMDGLSLQVLLTGAEYDESGAREILGRVMRP from the coding sequence ATGGCCCGCCGGTACGACCCCGACCGCAGGCAGCGCATCATCGACGCGGCGATCCGGGTGGTCGGCGCCAAGGGCATCGCGGGGCTGAGCCACCGCAGCGCGGCGGCGGAGGCGGACGTACCGCTCGGCTCGACGACGTACCACTTCGCGACCTTGGACGATCTGCTGGTGGCGGCGCTGCGCCAGGCGAACGAGAGCTTCACCCCGGTGCTGCCCCCCGGGACGGACCTGGCCGCGTCGCTGGCGCGGCTGCTGGGCGAGCTGCTGTCCGGGGACCGGGCGCGGGCGGAGCTGGAGTACGAGCTCTACCTGGCCGCCCTGCGCCGCCCGGCCCTGCGCCCGGTGGCGGCGGAGTGGTACGAGGCCGTCGCCGGAGCCCTGTCGGAGCGGGTGGACCCGGCGACGGCGCGGGCGGTGGTGGCCGTGATGGACGGGCTCAGCCTGCAGGTGCTGCTGACCGGGGCGGAGTACGACGAGTCCGGCGCCAGGGAGATCCTGGGCCGGGTCATGCGGCCCTGA
- a CDS encoding DMT family transporter, translating to MPYVLLAAAIAAEVAGTTAMKFSEGFTKLWPSLITVAGYLIAFTLLAQTLKSMSVGTAYAIWAGVGTAAIAAIGMVFMGEAATAAKIGGIVLVIAGVVLLNLGGTTH from the coding sequence ATGCCCTACGTCCTGCTTGCCGCCGCCATCGCCGCCGAGGTCGCCGGTACCACCGCCATGAAGTTCAGCGAGGGCTTCACGAAACTGTGGCCCTCCCTGATCACGGTGGCCGGGTACCTCATCGCCTTCACCCTGCTCGCGCAGACGCTGAAGTCGATGTCGGTCGGGACGGCCTACGCGATCTGGGCCGGCGTCGGGACGGCCGCGATCGCCGCGATCGGCATGGTCTTCATGGGGGAGGCCGCGACGGCCGCGAAGATCGGCGGCATCGTGCTGGTGATCGCCGGGGTCGTGCTGCTGAACCTCGGCGGGACGACGCACTGA
- a CDS encoding winged helix-turn-helix transcriptional regulator: MAQRTHLDDADCSIAQALDVVGDWWTLLIVRDAARGVHRFEEFQRELGVSRKVLTERLKLLVEAGVLTREPYQERPVRHEYRLTPRGRALLPVLVALQDWGDTWVLGEGEMTATAHEASREAVRVHALRGTRLPELSLPDRFGELRDPVADTPFTVLYCFPGAYARAESYPPGWAGIPGARGCTLESCTYRDQLAQFTAAGATVHGVSTQRPDEQREFAQAEGLRFPLLSDAELGLVAALRLPTFRAGGVSRLKRLTLVVDRDRTVREVFYPVRDIAASVTAALETVRGAG; the protein is encoded by the coding sequence ATGGCCCAGCGCACGCACCTCGACGACGCGGACTGCTCCATCGCCCAGGCCCTCGACGTCGTGGGCGACTGGTGGACGCTGCTGATCGTGCGCGACGCCGCCCGAGGCGTGCACCGCTTCGAGGAGTTCCAGCGCGAGCTGGGCGTGTCCCGGAAGGTCCTGACGGAACGGCTGAAGCTGCTGGTCGAGGCGGGCGTGCTGACGCGCGAGCCGTACCAGGAGCGTCCGGTGCGCCACGAGTACCGCCTGACCCCGCGCGGGCGCGCTCTGCTGCCGGTCCTGGTCGCCCTCCAGGACTGGGGGGACACCTGGGTACTGGGAGAGGGAGAGATGACGGCGACAGCGCACGAGGCTTCACGCGAGGCCGTACGGGTCCACGCGCTGCGCGGCACCCGGCTGCCGGAGCTGTCGCTGCCGGACCGCTTCGGCGAGCTCCGCGATCCGGTGGCGGACACGCCGTTCACCGTCCTGTACTGCTTCCCGGGCGCGTACGCCCGGGCCGAGTCCTACCCGCCGGGATGGGCCGGGATCCCCGGGGCTCGGGGGTGCACGCTCGAATCGTGCACCTACCGCGACCAGCTGGCGCAGTTCACGGCGGCGGGGGCGACGGTCCACGGGGTGTCGACCCAGCGGCCGGACGAGCAGCGGGAGTTCGCGCAGGCCGAGGGGCTCCGCTTCCCGCTGCTCTCGGACGCGGAGCTCGGGCTCGTCGCGGCGCTGCGGCTGCCGACGTTCCGGGCGGGGGGCGTCAGCCGGCTGAAGCGGCTGACGCTGGTCGTGGACCGCGACCGGACGGTCCGCGAGGTCTTCTACCCGGTCCGGGACATCGCGGCGAGCGTGACGGCCGCCCTCGAAACCGTCCGCGGGGCGGGCTGA
- a CDS encoding GNAT family N-acetyltransferase, with protein sequence MIFRTATRQDLPVVLALLAQDDKAAAGTPAIPRAGGFSEVSEAHERAFAAIEADARNELLVLEEDGAVVGCLQLTYIPGLGQGGRDRALVEAVRIRADRRGGGLGAELMGLARERARQQGCGLMQLTSDKRRSAAHRFYERLGFTRSHEGFRLPLT encoded by the coding sequence ATGATCTTCCGCACCGCGACGCGCCAGGACCTGCCGGTGGTACTCGCCCTTCTGGCCCAGGACGACAAGGCGGCTGCCGGGACCCCCGCGATCCCCCGGGCCGGCGGGTTCAGCGAGGTCAGCGAGGCGCACGAGCGGGCCTTCGCCGCCATCGAGGCCGACGCCCGCAACGAGCTGCTGGTCCTGGAGGAGGACGGTGCCGTCGTGGGCTGCCTGCAGCTGACGTACATCCCGGGTCTCGGCCAGGGCGGGCGGGACCGGGCGCTCGTGGAGGCGGTACGGATCCGCGCGGACCGGCGGGGCGGCGGGTTGGGGGCCGAGCTGATGGGGCTGGCGCGGGAACGGGCGCGACAGCAGGGTTGCGGCCTGATGCAGCTGACCAGCGACAAGCGCCGGAGCGCCGCGCACCGCTTCTACGAGCGGCTGGGCTTCACCCGGAGCCACGAGGGGTTCAGGCTGCCGCTGACCTAG
- a CDS encoding DUF3616 domain-containing protein has translation MKPQQAQRKRQTYTRLGIAGIAALVLAGTPLVSAQAVSYGTPTISLSASYLSGAVGATGDPTVDVTVAQSGADVSALTVSASASSKTSVAGSGDVTVTGAGAVRRLAVAARGRGYTNLTVKVTGLGGKTATKTLYYAASPAVQNPADARYFTGASDSSAAVDVGGGYTVVADDESNVLRLYDRSSSAAPVRTWDFSSQLGVTKEVDIEGATLIGNTVYWTGSLGNNKDGEYKAPRNTVFTTTLSGSGSATQLAYGRSYKKLRDDLVAWDTANGNHYGFAAGTADGEAPKQIDGFNVEGLEFAPGSTTTAYLGFRAPLAPAVPGGKALVVPVTNFDKVLSTGAKATFGAGIELDLGGLAIRDIRKNAADQYLILAGSWAADDNSDPYALYQWDGIAGHAPVKRADLPTTDPGGWEAVVDVPDLSVAGARVQLITDSGSADLYGDGTEAKDLTHPEWKKARAAWFTLN, from the coding sequence TTGAAGCCCCAGCAGGCACAGAGGAAGCGGCAGACGTACACGAGGCTCGGGATCGCGGGCATCGCGGCGCTGGTGCTCGCCGGTACGCCCCTGGTATCCGCGCAGGCCGTCTCCTACGGCACGCCCACCATCTCCCTGTCCGCCTCGTACCTGTCCGGGGCCGTCGGCGCGACCGGTGACCCGACTGTGGACGTGACCGTGGCGCAGAGCGGCGCGGACGTCTCCGCGCTCACCGTCAGCGCCTCCGCCTCCAGCAAGACCTCCGTTGCCGGGTCGGGCGACGTGACCGTCACCGGGGCGGGTGCGGTACGCCGGCTGGCGGTCGCGGCGCGTGGCCGCGGCTACACCAACCTCACCGTCAAGGTGACCGGGCTGGGCGGCAAGACCGCCACCAAGACCCTGTACTACGCCGCCTCTCCCGCCGTGCAGAACCCGGCAGACGCGCGCTACTTCACCGGCGCGTCCGACTCCTCGGCCGCCGTGGACGTCGGCGGCGGCTACACGGTGGTCGCCGACGACGAGAGCAACGTGCTGCGCCTGTACGACCGTTCCAGCTCGGCCGCCCCGGTCAGGACCTGGGACTTCAGCTCGCAGCTCGGCGTCACCAAGGAGGTGGACATCGAGGGGGCGACCCTGATCGGCAACACCGTGTACTGGACGGGCTCACTCGGCAACAACAAGGACGGCGAGTACAAGGCGCCCCGCAACACGGTGTTCACCACCACGCTGAGCGGCTCCGGGTCGGCCACGCAGCTCGCGTACGGCCGCTCGTACAAGAAGCTCCGCGACGACCTGGTGGCCTGGGACACGGCGAACGGGAACCACTACGGCTTCGCGGCCGGTACCGCCGACGGCGAGGCGCCGAAGCAGATCGACGGGTTCAACGTGGAGGGCCTGGAGTTCGCGCCGGGGTCGACCACCACCGCCTACCTGGGCTTCCGCGCCCCGCTGGCCCCGGCCGTGCCCGGTGGCAAGGCGCTGGTCGTGCCGGTGACCAACTTCGACAAGGTGCTCTCCACCGGTGCCAAGGCCACCTTCGGCGCGGGCATCGAGCTCGACCTCGGCGGCCTCGCGATCCGCGACATCCGCAAGAACGCGGCCGACCAGTACCTGATCCTGGCCGGCTCGTGGGCGGCGGACGACAACTCCGATCCCTACGCGCTCTACCAGTGGGACGGGATCGCGGGCCACGCCCCGGTCAAGCGGGCGGACCTGCCGACCACCGACCCGGGCGGCTGGGAGGCCGTCGTGGACGTCCCGGACCTGTCGGTGGCGGGCGCGCGGGTGCAGCTGATCACCGACAGCGGCTCCGCCGACCTGTACGGGGACGGCACCGAGGCCAAGGACCTCACCCACCCGGAGTGGAAGAAGGCCCGGGCGGCCTGGTTCACGCTGAACTGA
- a CDS encoding MFS transporter: MPRAVWLLSPGVFVNALSSFTFVFVFVYLTGPRGLSVAEAGLITGIGGIGLIAGNFTGGGYGDRFGHRRVLLVASVLAGGALTFLPALPTAALYFALPPAQYALGAIRSANSALVAVIVPEGARRQAFAVVRCVSNGGFTLGPPLGALIATGLSYDWLFVADGVGTLAFALWTARVVPARGAANTPAAAPDGGLGRGVWGELRARPAVLVLLGAILVVDVIYRQQYSTFPVYLADHGLDTGVYGLVIALNGAVILLLELPAAVALRARPPLRVVGVGLLLVGAGYGALLLGTGLATAVLMMVLLSLGEILYKTPATAYVADQAPAHAIGLFQSLYAGVSASGVVLGGPLGGALYSAAPGLLWPLCAALAAGAGGAVLWTSARPGRRVRPGSSEPTVPGTAPDLGEDPVRHDSRPAHETGSRPRAVAG, encoded by the coding sequence GTGCCGAGAGCGGTCTGGCTGCTCTCACCGGGCGTGTTCGTCAATGCCCTGTCCAGCTTCACCTTCGTCTTCGTCTTCGTGTACCTGACCGGCCCGCGCGGACTCTCCGTCGCCGAGGCCGGCCTGATCACCGGCATCGGCGGCATCGGCCTGATCGCCGGCAATTTCACCGGCGGCGGGTACGGGGACCGCTTCGGTCACCGGCGCGTCCTTCTCGTGGCCTCCGTTCTCGCCGGCGGAGCCCTCACCTTCCTGCCCGCGCTGCCCACCGCCGCGCTCTACTTCGCCCTGCCGCCGGCCCAGTACGCCCTCGGGGCGATCCGCTCCGCCAACTCGGCGCTCGTCGCCGTGATCGTCCCCGAGGGGGCGCGCCGCCAGGCCTTCGCCGTCGTCCGCTGCGTCTCCAACGGCGGCTTCACCCTCGGACCGCCGCTCGGCGCCCTGATCGCGACCGGCCTGTCCTACGACTGGCTCTTCGTCGCCGACGGCGTGGGCACCCTCGCCTTCGCCCTGTGGACCGCGCGCGTCGTGCCGGCGCGCGGCGCCGCGAACACCCCCGCCGCGGCCCCGGACGGGGGTCTGGGCCGCGGCGTCTGGGGGGAGTTGCGGGCCAGGCCCGCCGTCCTCGTCCTGCTGGGCGCGATCCTGGTCGTCGACGTGATCTACCGCCAGCAGTACTCGACGTTCCCGGTCTACCTCGCCGACCACGGCCTCGACACCGGCGTCTACGGGCTGGTCATCGCCCTCAACGGCGCCGTCATCCTTCTCCTGGAACTTCCCGCCGCCGTCGCCCTGCGGGCCCGCCCGCCGCTGCGCGTCGTCGGCGTCGGACTGCTGCTCGTCGGCGCGGGGTACGGGGCGCTGCTGCTCGGGACCGGGCTTGCAACCGCGGTCCTGATGATGGTGCTGCTGAGCCTGGGCGAGATCCTCTACAAGACCCCCGCGACCGCCTACGTGGCCGACCAGGCGCCCGCGCACGCCATCGGGCTGTTCCAGAGCCTGTACGCGGGGGTCTCCGCCAGCGGGGTCGTACTGGGCGGGCCGCTCGGCGGAGCCCTGTACTCCGCCGCGCCCGGGCTGCTGTGGCCACTGTGCGCGGCGCTGGCGGCGGGGGCGGGCGGGGCGGTGCTGTGGACGTCGGCGCGGCCGGGGCGGCGGGTGCGGCCGGGGTCTTCGGAGCCGACGGTGCCGGGGACGGCGCCGGACCTCGGGGAAGACCCGGTGCGACACGACTCGCGCCCGGCACATGAGACCGGTTCGCGACCGCGGGCCGTCGCCGGTTAG
- a CDS encoding endonuclease/exonuclease/phosphatase family protein — MRSSHPRSAAVAALVATALATGLLAGTAEAAEGAASADPIRIHDIQGTTRTSPFAGKQVADVEGIVTGVRTYGSRGFWIQDPDADDNDATSEGVFVFTSSAPTVALGDAVKVSGLVGEYIPGGVSSGNQSVTQISKPVVTVVSSGNALPEATAVNEYSVPSEYSPAGDPAAGGSVNGLTLEPSRYALDYYESLEGMNVKIGTSRVVGATDPYAELWVTVKGWENTAKRGGTLYGSYDSQNTGRLQIQQLAPLAQQPFPVANVGDKLVGATEGPLDFNQFGGYTLVARTLGTVKAGTLAPEKTKAQAANELAVATYNVENLDPTDPQEKFDNLAKAVVENLSSPDILALEEIQDDNGAKNDGTVSAEATLTKFTAAIAAAGGPAYQWRTVDPQDKKDGGEPGGNIRQVFLFNPARVSFTERAPGDAVTATGVTTENGKAALTHSPGRIDPANPAWVDSRKPLAGEFVFRGKTVFVIANHFGSKGGDEGLTSVHQPPVRSSEAKRLLQAQAVNSFVKDILAVDKKASVLAVGDINDFEFSGTTQALEDGGALYSAVKSLPKAERYSYVYQGNAQVLDQILTSPGIKQFSYDSVHINAEFANQNSDHDPQVVRFRP, encoded by the coding sequence ATGCGCTCCTCGCATCCCCGTTCTGCCGCCGTCGCGGCCCTCGTCGCCACCGCACTGGCCACCGGCCTGCTCGCGGGTACCGCCGAGGCTGCCGAAGGCGCCGCGTCCGCCGATCCGATACGCATCCACGACATCCAGGGCACCACCCGGACGTCCCCGTTCGCCGGCAAGCAGGTCGCCGACGTCGAGGGCATCGTCACGGGCGTCCGTACGTACGGCTCGCGCGGCTTCTGGATCCAGGACCCGGACGCGGACGACAACGACGCCACCAGCGAGGGCGTGTTCGTCTTCACCAGCTCGGCCCCGACCGTCGCGCTCGGCGACGCCGTCAAGGTCTCCGGCCTGGTCGGCGAGTACATACCCGGCGGCGTCTCCTCCGGCAACCAGTCGGTCACCCAGATCTCCAAGCCGGTCGTGACCGTGGTCTCCTCCGGCAACGCCCTGCCCGAGGCCACCGCCGTCAACGAGTACTCGGTCCCGTCCGAGTACTCCCCGGCCGGCGACCCCGCGGCCGGCGGCAGCGTCAACGGCCTGACCCTGGAGCCCTCGCGCTACGCCCTGGACTACTACGAGTCGCTGGAGGGCATGAACGTCAAGATCGGCACCTCGCGCGTGGTCGGCGCCACCGACCCGTACGCCGAGCTGTGGGTGACGGTGAAGGGCTGGGAGAACACCGCCAAGCGCGGCGGCACGCTCTACGGTTCGTACGACTCCCAGAACACCGGCCGCCTGCAGATCCAGCAGCTCGCGCCGCTCGCGCAGCAGCCGTTCCCGGTGGCCAACGTCGGCGACAAGCTGGTGGGCGCCACCGAAGGCCCGCTGGACTTCAACCAGTTCGGCGGCTACACCCTGGTGGCCCGCACCCTCGGCACGGTCAAGGCGGGCACCCTCGCCCCCGAGAAGACCAAGGCGCAGGCCGCGAACGAGCTCGCGGTGGCCACGTACAACGTCGAGAACCTCGACCCGACCGACCCGCAGGAGAAGTTCGACAACCTGGCGAAGGCCGTCGTCGAGAACCTCTCCTCCCCCGACATCCTCGCCCTGGAGGAGATCCAGGACGACAACGGCGCCAAGAACGACGGCACGGTCTCGGCCGAGGCCACGCTGACGAAGTTCACCGCGGCGATCGCGGCCGCGGGCGGCCCGGCGTACCAGTGGCGCACGGTCGACCCCCAGGACAAGAAGGACGGCGGCGAGCCCGGCGGCAACATCCGCCAGGTGTTCCTCTTCAACCCGGCGCGGGTCTCCTTCACCGAGCGCGCCCCGGGCGACGCGGTGACGGCGACCGGTGTGACCACGGAGAACGGCAAGGCCGCCCTGACCCACTCGCCCGGCCGCATCGACCCGGCGAACCCGGCGTGGGTGGACAGCCGCAAGCCGCTGGCCGGCGAGTTCGTCTTCCGCGGCAAGACCGTCTTCGTGATCGCCAACCACTTCGGCTCGAAGGGCGGCGACGAGGGGCTGACGTCCGTGCACCAGCCGCCGGTACGGTCCTCCGAGGCCAAGCGGCTGCTCCAGGCGCAGGCGGTGAACTCCTTCGTGAAGGACATCCTGGCGGTGGACAAGAAGGCCTCGGTCCTCGCGGTCGGTGACATCAACGACTTCGAGTTCTCGGGCACGACGCAGGCGCTGGAGGACGGCGGGGCGCTGTACTCGGCGGTCAAGTCGCTGCCGAAGGCCGAGCGGTACTCGTACGTCTACCAGGGCAACGCGCAGGTGCTGGACCAGATCCTGACGAGCCCCGGCATCAAGCAGTTCAGTTACGACAGCGTGCACATCAACGCGGAGTTCGCCAACCAGAACAGCGACCACGACCCGCAGGTCGTCCGCTTCCGCCCGTAG